A single region of the Neodiprion pinetum isolate iyNeoPine1 chromosome 5, iyNeoPine1.2, whole genome shotgun sequence genome encodes:
- the LOC124219062 gene encoding uncharacterized protein — protein sequence MSPGTRMVLSLMLPVLVCASILFGDSSALECFECNSHIDKRCADSVPPDSLKRICHNNENGIKYSLCRKIDQTVDFSVYELKPERRIIRTCGWDESRFRNQCYEKGGYGGYQKVCSCYGNNCNAGDGHTPIFFLVLSSSFILGILTRELYTL from the exons ATGTCACCGGGAACGAGGATGGTCCTTTCACTCATGTTGCCGGTCCTCGTCTGCGCCTCGATACTATTCG GCGATTCGAGTGCCCTGGAGTGCTTCGAGTGCAACAGCCACATCGACAAACGGTGCGCCGATTCCGTTCCTCCCGACTCGCTGAAGAGAATATGCCACAACAACGAGAACGGCATCAAGTACAGCTTGTGTCGGAAGATCGATCAGACGGTAGATTTCTCCGTCTACGAAC TGAAACCGGAGAGACGAATCATAAGAACCTGTGGCTGGGACGAATCGAGGTTCCGAAATCAGTGCTACGAAAAGGGTGGATACGGGGGTTACCAGAAGGTCTGCTCGTGTTACGGTAACAATTGTAATGCCGGAGATGGCCACACGCCCATCTTCTTTCTCGTCCTGTCGTCATCTTTCATTCTTGGCATCCTCACGAGAGAATTGTATACTTTGTAA
- the LOC124219063 gene encoding uncharacterized protein, whose product MSRITGLWPLLAVLLACCTLFDGSTAIQCYECNSHTDSRCLDDVLPNSMKTQCRDQHTLCRKIDQMIEFKVNGLPEDRRIVRSCGWDESKYKGECYDRSGFGGIQRVCSCTGDNCNGNGHHSSSLVNVLLSSVALFILTREISAF is encoded by the exons ATGTCGAGGATAACCGGGCTCTGGCCCCTCCTGGCGGTGCTCCTCGCCTGTTGCACCCTCTTCG ACGGTTCGACGGCCATCCAGTGCTACGAGTGCAACAGTCACACGGACAGCCGGTGTCTCGATGACGTTCTTCCGAACTCGATGAAGACGCAATGCCGCGACCAGCACACCTTGTGTAGGAAAATCGATCAGATGATCGAGTTTAAGGTTAACGGAC TTCCCGAGGATAGACGAATCGTAAGATCGTGCGGATGGGACGAGTCAAAGTACAAAGGCGAGTGTTACGACAGGAGTGGATTCGGTGGTATACAAAGGGTCTGCTCGTGCACAGGTGATAATTGCAACGGCAACGGTCATCATTCCTCCTCCTTGGTTAACGTCTTGTTATCATCCGTCGCTCTGTTTATTCTAACCAGAGAGATATCCGCGTTCTAA
- the LOC124219064 gene encoding uncharacterized protein has protein sequence MSTPRSARLVSLLAVFLVCFFIEGSRALECYDCNSHIDPLCADEIPPESAKKPCNELPGGSGYTLCRKIEQTIDFSVNDLEPDRRIVRMCGWDESSYSNSCYEKRPSPGIVQKVCACRYDYCNGGGFSSW, from the exons atgtcgacgCCAAGATCAGCCAGGCTCGTGTCTCTGCTGGCGGTGTTCCTGGTCTGTTTCTTCATTG AAGGTTCGAGGGCGTTGGAGTGCTACGACTGCAACAGCCATATTGACCCCTTGTGCGCCGATGAGATCCCACCCGAATCGGCGAAAAAGCCTTGCAACGAACTTCCTGGTGGTTCTGGGTACACCCTGTGTCGCAAGATCGAACAGACGATCGATTTTTCAGTCAACGACC TGGAACCTGACAGACGCATCGTAAGGATGTGTGGTTGGGACGAATCCAGTTACAGCAACTCGTGCTACGAGAAAAGGCCGTCTCCAGGTATCGTACAGAAAGTTTGCGCCTGTCGCTACGACTATTGCAACGGTGGTGGTTTTTCATCCTGGTGA
- the LOC124219065 gene encoding uncharacterized protein, producing MAAATPRVLAIILLIFGQLRTGRTADGTSKTFTFPEFPYKETGKNELLFREFEQACEQSGACRMLQQQGNSITKVRCIRECVSPSCYQEIYLPDQLEEGEIDVRLNSFKGCFMQRSGRPRK from the exons ATGGCGGCCGCGACGCCCCGCGTCCTCGCGATTATCCTGCTGATCTTCGGTCAACTTCGCACAGGACGAACCGCCGATGGGACCTCGAAGACGTTCACGTTTCCGGAATTTCCGTACAAGGAAACGGGAAAAAAC GAGCTGCTCTTCAGGGAGTTCGAACAGGCCTGCGAGCAGAGCGGAGCCTGCAGGATGCTGCAGCAACAAGGTAACAGCATAACGAAGGTGCGATGCATCAGGGAATGCGTTTCGCCATCCTGTTACCAGGAGATCTACCTTCCCGACCAG TTGGAGGAGGGAGAAATTGACGTAAGACTGAATTCCTTCAAGGGTTGCTTCATGCAGCGAAGTGGCCGACCCCGGAAATAA